The following coding sequences are from one Triticum aestivum cultivar Chinese Spring chromosome 5A, IWGSC CS RefSeq v2.1, whole genome shotgun sequence window:
- the LOC123108132 gene encoding desmethyl-deoxy-podophyllotoxin synthase, which translates to MEIFLSLCLFIVATVLVLWFLSSSHDKSKTKKRLPPGPWTLPIIGSLHHLVGHLPHRALSELSRRHGPLMYLKFGEVPTVVVSSAEAAALVMKTNDPTFADRGSGVALDIAGCGGKGIMLAPYSDRWRQMRKVCVVELLSAAQVRRMASIRAEEMAGLVRSLAASPAGGTVNLSEKLPVLANDIVARAAFGGKCAQQGEYLRELDEVMTLLGGFILADLFPSSKLVRWLGTGERRLRRSCGRIQRIIDNIIDDRRARRAADGPRSTDDEDLLDVLLRLQEEDSLTFPLTAEIIGVVIFVSMPIIPFLFSQFPILLCHEPMTQGIIGVVI; encoded by the coding sequence ATGGAGATTTTCTTAAGTTTGTGCTTATTTATCGTAGCCACGGTGCTAGTCCTTTGGTTTCTTAGCTCTTCCCATGACAAGTCCAAGACCAAGAAGAGGTTGCCCCCCGGACCATGGACCCTTCCGATCATCGGCAGCCTCCACCACCTCGTCGGCCACCTCCCGCACCGAGCCCTGTCGGAGCTGTCTCGCCGGCACGGCCCGCTCATGTACCTCAAGTTCGGCGAGGTCCCCACCGTGGTGGTCTCCAGcgccgaggcggcggcgctggtcaTGAAGACCAACGACCCTACCTTCGCGGACCGGGGAAGCGGCGTCGCGCTGGACATCGCCGGCTGCGGCGGGAAGGGGATCATGCTGGCCCCCTACAGCGACCGTTGGCGGCAGATGCGGAAGGTCTGCGTCGTGGAGCTTCTTAGCGCCGCGCAGGTGAGGCGCATGGCGTCCATTAGGGCCGAGGAGATGGCCGGCCTCGTCCGCTCCCTGGCCGCCTCGCCCGCGGGTGGCACCGTGAACCTCAGTGAGAAGTTGCCGGTGCTGGCGAACGACATCGTCGCTAGGGCCGCGTTCGGTGGGAAGTGCGCGCAACAGGGAGAGTATCTCCGCGAGCTCGACGAGGTCATGACGCTGCTGGGGGGCTTCATCCTCGCTGACCTCTTCCCGTCGTCAAAGCTCGTGCGGTGGCTGGGCACTGGCGAGCGCCGGCTGAGGAGGAGTTGTGGCCGGATCCAGCGCATCATCGACAACATCATCGACGACCGCAGGGCGAGGCGTGCAGCCGACGGTCCCCGTAGCACCGACGACGAGGACCTGCTAGACGTGCTGCTCAGGTTGCAGGAAGAGGACTCGTTGACATTCCCTTTAACCGCGGAAATAATTGGCGTGGTCATCTTTGTGAGTATGCCGATTATTCCATTCCTTTTCTCTCAATTTCCTATACTCCTATGCCATGAGCCCATGACACAAGGAATAATAGGCGTGGTTATCTAA